Proteins co-encoded in one Rattus rattus isolate New Zealand chromosome 5, Rrattus_CSIRO_v1, whole genome shotgun sequence genomic window:
- the Defb129 gene encoding beta-defensin 129 has translation MKLLFPLFASLVLQYQVESEFMVVKKCLMGFGKCKDSCLPEETQVQNCKSKKCCMGPKVTELIKSYLRHEIPHIPDDDIVEMMKMSENLTEEMQRQQALVAFSRSQVAKSLLSNINSAIIPDAFPVKSVTKRTRRHHMGNTAFTKRHTKQSRDSANAAPPQPRPGPP, from the exons ATGAagctccttttccccctcttcgCCAGCCTCGTGCTTCAGTATCAGGTGGAATCAG AATTTATGGTGGTGAAAAAGTGTTTAATGGGCTTTGGGAAATGCAAAGACAGCTGCCTCCCTGAGGAAACCCAGGTACAGAATTGCAAATCCAAAAAGTGCTGCATGGGCCCCAAAGTGACAGAACTCATTAAAAGCTACCTTCGACACGAAATACCCCACATACCCGATGACGACATCGTGGAGATGATGAAGATGAGCGAGAATCTCACAGAGGAGATGCAAAGACAACAGGCCTTAGTGGCGTTCTCCCGGAGCCAAGTTGCCAAGAGCCTTTTGTCCAACATCAACTCTGCTATCATCCCAGACGCCTTCCCTGTGAAGTCTGTCACCAAGAGGACCAGGAGACACCACATGGGCAATACTGCTTTCACCAAGAGGCACACCAAACAAAGCAGGGATTCTGCCAATgctgccccaccccagccccgaCCTGGACCACCGTAG